A DNA window from Agarivorans sp. TSD2052 contains the following coding sequences:
- a CDS encoding SurA N-terminal domain-containing protein has product MLEKLREGSQGPVAKIILGLVILSFALAGVGSYIATPSEQLAAEVNGEAISRAEFDQAYQNERSRLEGQYGAAFNQLAADPAYMAQFRQNVLDRMVSERLLNQAAEKYGLRVSDAQVKSQILNMPEFQVDGRFDNDRYLAVLYRANLQPSQFRDLIRNDLTRQQLQQALLGSEFALPSEAEMLVKLNQQTRDVRYVTVPVENFAQQQAPSEEDLKAYYEERKNTFQTEESVDVEYIVVDTSKIAEGVVVDEQDIQQFYDANSQSYTQAEKRKVAHIQISFTDDEAADKAKAEALLVKINQGEDFAALAAEASDETFSAENGGELGWFESGVLPTEFDSALFALANEGDVSEVVKTESGFHLIKLIEIETAQVKPLDDVKVQISQRLQQEQAQNTFYEQAQRLAEVSFEIPDSLVDVASETGLTVETVKGLTRSSANALLNQPQVINQLFNPDFIAEGLNSDAIQLEDDSSVVVRVMAHQAAEIKPFEEVEAQIAEGLTQSRSNKAAQDYADSLIAALQSGEGLDGLLYEQNLQVDSKVKVSRDSQDFEPQVIRHLFMMAKPSEQKAASRIATMNGDQLVLQVTAVNDQDTVAPVETERWLEQLSSIKVEASYQVLINVLKSKAEIQYLL; this is encoded by the coding sequence ATGTTGGAAAAGCTCCGTGAAGGAAGCCAAGGTCCGGTAGCCAAAATTATCCTCGGTCTTGTAATTTTATCTTTTGCTTTGGCTGGTGTAGGTAGCTATATAGCAACACCAAGTGAGCAATTGGCTGCTGAAGTAAATGGCGAAGCCATTAGCAGAGCCGAATTTGACCAAGCCTATCAAAACGAGCGTTCACGATTAGAAGGGCAATATGGTGCAGCCTTTAATCAATTAGCCGCTGATCCTGCTTACATGGCTCAGTTTAGACAAAATGTACTCGACCGCATGGTTAGCGAGCGTTTACTCAATCAAGCCGCAGAAAAATATGGGCTGCGAGTGAGTGATGCACAGGTTAAATCTCAGATATTGAATATGCCAGAGTTTCAAGTTGATGGCCGTTTTGATAATGACCGTTACTTAGCTGTATTGTATCGAGCTAATCTTCAGCCAAGCCAGTTTCGTGATTTGATTCGCAATGATTTGACCCGTCAGCAATTACAACAAGCATTGTTAGGCAGCGAGTTTGCCTTACCAAGCGAAGCTGAAATGTTGGTCAAGTTAAATCAACAAACTCGTGATGTACGCTACGTTACGGTTCCTGTTGAAAACTTTGCACAACAGCAAGCTCCAAGCGAAGAAGATTTGAAAGCTTACTACGAAGAACGTAAGAACACTTTTCAAACAGAAGAATCTGTAGATGTTGAATACATCGTTGTAGATACCAGTAAAATCGCCGAAGGCGTTGTGGTTGACGAACAAGACATTCAGCAATTTTATGATGCGAATAGCCAAAGCTATACTCAAGCGGAAAAACGCAAAGTAGCGCACATTCAAATTAGCTTTACTGATGACGAAGCGGCCGATAAAGCAAAGGCTGAAGCGTTACTCGTTAAAATTAACCAAGGTGAAGACTTCGCTGCGTTAGCCGCAGAAGCCTCTGATGAGACTTTCAGTGCAGAAAATGGCGGAGAACTCGGTTGGTTTGAAAGCGGAGTATTACCTACTGAATTTGATTCAGCCTTATTTGCGCTCGCAAATGAAGGTGATGTCAGTGAAGTAGTAAAAACAGAATCTGGTTTTCACTTAATCAAACTCATTGAGATCGAAACCGCTCAAGTTAAACCTTTAGATGATGTTAAAGTGCAAATTAGCCAACGCTTGCAGCAAGAACAGGCTCAAAATACGTTTTACGAGCAAGCACAGCGCTTAGCTGAAGTATCTTTTGAAATTCCTGACTCTTTAGTGGATGTGGCTAGTGAAACGGGTTTAACCGTTGAAACGGTTAAAGGCCTAACTCGCTCTAGTGCGAATGCGCTATTAAATCAACCACAGGTTATCAACCAACTATTTAATCCTGACTTTATTGCTGAAGGCTTAAATAGTGATGCTATTCAATTAGAAGATGATAGCTCTGTTGTTGTTCGTGTTATGGCTCATCAAGCCGCTGAGATTAAGCCTTTTGAGGAAGTTGAAGCTCAAATTGCGGAAGGTTTAACACAGTCTCGGTCAAATAAAGCCGCGCAAGATTATGCCGATAGCTTAATCGCTGCGCTGCAATCTGGTGAGGGCCTAGATGGTTTGTTATACGAGCAGAATCTTCAAGTTGACTCAAAAGTGAAGGTTTCTCGTGATAGCCAAGATTTTGAGCCTCAGGTGATTCGCCACTTGTTCATGATGGCAAAACCTAGTGAGCAAAAAGCCGCTAGCCGTATTGCCACTATGAATGGTGACCAATTGGTACTTCAAGTTACCGCTGTTAATGATCAAGATACAGTGGCGCCAGTTGAAACTGAGCGTTGGTTAGAGCAGTTAAGTAGCATTAAGGTTGAAGCTAGTTATCAAGTCCTTATTAATGTTCTAAAAAGTAAAGCAGAGATACAGTACTTGTTGTAA
- the fabV gene encoding enoyl-ACP reductase FabV codes for MIIKPKIRGFICTTTHPIGCAANVQEQIDYTKQQGVVKDGPKRVLVVGSSSGYGLSSRIAAAFGSGAATIGVFYEKPATERKTGTAGWYNAAAFDQKAHEAGLYAKSINGDAFSHQAKDAAIELIKQDLGQIDLVVYSLASPVRKLPDTGEVIRSSLKPIGETYTATAVDTNKDTIIEASVEPASEQEIADTITVMGGEDWELWIKALDEAGVLAEGCKTVAYSYIGTALTWPIYWDGALGKAKMDLDRAASALNEKLSTKHGSANVAVLKSVVTQASSAIPVMPLYISMVFKIMKEQGLHEGCMEQIYRLFDQRLYREDGTAPAVDDKNRLRLDDWELREDIQQTCVDLWPKITSENLLEHTDYANYKTEFLKLFGFGVEGVNYEEDVDTLVPFEIVELA; via the coding sequence ATGATTATTAAACCAAAAATTCGCGGCTTTATATGTACTACTACCCACCCGATAGGTTGTGCCGCCAACGTGCAAGAGCAAATTGATTACACCAAGCAACAGGGTGTGGTTAAAGATGGGCCTAAGCGTGTATTGGTTGTAGGTTCATCAAGTGGCTATGGTTTATCTTCACGAATTGCTGCCGCTTTTGGTAGTGGCGCAGCAACCATTGGCGTATTTTATGAGAAACCCGCCACAGAAAGAAAAACCGGTACCGCAGGTTGGTATAATGCAGCGGCTTTCGACCAGAAAGCTCATGAAGCGGGTTTATACGCAAAAAGCATTAACGGCGATGCATTTTCTCATCAAGCCAAAGATGCCGCTATTGAGCTGATCAAGCAAGATTTAGGACAAATTGACCTGGTTGTCTATTCATTAGCATCACCGGTACGCAAATTACCGGATACCGGAGAAGTCATTCGCTCCAGCCTAAAGCCAATCGGCGAAACCTACACAGCTACCGCGGTGGATACCAATAAAGACACCATCATTGAAGCCAGTGTAGAACCAGCTAGCGAACAAGAAATTGCAGACACTATTACTGTAATGGGCGGCGAAGACTGGGAGCTATGGATTAAAGCATTAGATGAAGCAGGCGTACTTGCTGAAGGTTGTAAAACCGTAGCCTACAGCTATATTGGTACCGCCCTAACTTGGCCAATTTATTGGGATGGCGCATTAGGTAAAGCGAAAATGGACTTAGATCGCGCTGCCAGCGCATTGAATGAAAAGCTATCCACCAAGCATGGTAGCGCTAATGTTGCGGTACTTAAAAGTGTCGTCACTCAAGCTAGCTCGGCCATTCCTGTAATGCCTTTGTATATCTCTATGGTATTTAAAATTATGAAAGAACAAGGTTTGCATGAAGGGTGTATGGAGCAGATATACCGCCTGTTCGACCAGCGTTTATACCGAGAAGACGGCACAGCTCCAGCAGTAGATGACAAAAATAGGCTCCGCCTTGATGACTGGGAGTTACGCGAAGACATTCAACAAACTTGCGTCGACCTTTGGCCGAAAATTACCAGCGAAAACTTACTAGAGCATACTGATTACGCCAACTACAAAACTGAATTCTTAAAGCTGTTTGGTTTTGGCGTTGAAGGGGTTAACTATGAAGAAGATGTTGACACACTTGTTCCTTTTGAGATTGTAGAACTCGCATAG
- a CDS encoding TonB-dependent receptor, whose amino-acid sequence MKNFILFLLSSSLGMLLPNAAHAKLSWGGFVSASYIDVNANNYYGYNSGDSGPLFEAGLHGYWYINPRWSVSGLVIARESGDWFETGLEVDYLSLNYQVETNEDWEIGFKLGRFKLANGIYGATRDVPFTRPSILLPSSVYPHILKEQSLRADGIRADLDYYTQSGQQYSLAASIGKEAFDESFSRRFFGQDQGGTFESDWNTSIHLSTRPNANWLVAVEYRRLKSHLNDAINIGIPTPPNGDITYAPLDFTMDTDQYILSLQYAQQRYELTSEFTMRRGGTYAQGKNAIAEALEPAFDGSTDINAYYLQMIYMLNQQWNLLARYDRSHFVDNDIDENLRNLSDVTVGASWNFHRNLQLKIEHHWFTGTSMLAPVNDLNPTRENNPERYWRLFAVQLSYRF is encoded by the coding sequence ATGAAGAACTTCATTCTATTCTTGTTGAGTAGCTCTCTAGGCATGCTGTTGCCTAATGCCGCCCATGCCAAATTATCTTGGGGAGGGTTTGTCTCGGCCAGTTATATAGATGTTAACGCCAACAACTATTACGGGTATAACTCTGGTGATAGCGGACCGCTATTTGAGGCTGGCCTGCACGGCTACTGGTACATAAACCCTCGATGGTCAGTATCTGGTTTAGTTATCGCTCGTGAAAGTGGCGATTGGTTTGAAACGGGCTTAGAAGTTGATTATTTAAGCCTAAATTACCAGGTGGAAACTAACGAAGATTGGGAAATAGGCTTTAAGTTAGGCCGTTTTAAGCTGGCTAATGGTATTTATGGCGCAACACGCGATGTGCCATTTACTCGTCCTAGCATCTTGCTGCCGTCTTCGGTTTATCCACATATTCTAAAGGAGCAAAGTCTTCGGGCCGACGGTATTCGCGCCGACTTAGACTACTATACCCAAAGCGGTCAACAGTATAGTTTAGCCGCATCGATCGGTAAGGAAGCGTTTGATGAAAGTTTTAGCCGACGCTTTTTTGGCCAAGACCAAGGAGGGACTTTTGAAAGCGATTGGAATACCTCTATTCACCTTTCCACTCGGCCAAATGCTAATTGGTTAGTGGCTGTTGAATACCGTCGCCTTAAAAGTCATCTCAATGATGCCATTAATATTGGTATTCCCACTCCACCTAATGGTGACATCACCTATGCGCCTTTAGATTTCACTATGGATACTGACCAATACATCCTTTCATTACAGTATGCTCAACAACGGTATGAGTTAACCAGCGAATTCACGATGCGCCGCGGCGGCACCTATGCTCAAGGTAAAAACGCCATCGCTGAAGCCCTTGAACCCGCATTTGATGGTAGCACTGATATCAATGCCTACTATCTTCAAATGATTTATATGCTCAATCAACAATGGAATTTATTAGCTCGGTATGACCGCAGTCATTTCGTAGATAATGATATAGATGAAAACCTAAGAAACTTAAGTGATGTGACTGTCGGAGCCAGCTGGAATTTCCACCGTAATTTACAGCTAAAAATCGAACACCACTGGTTCACGGGCACGTCTATGTTAGCCCCGGTAAACGACTTAAACCCCACTAGAGAAAACAATCCTGAACGTTACTGGAGACTGTTTGCAGTTCAACTTAGTTATCGTTTTTGA
- the hupB gene encoding nucleoid-associated protein HU-beta: MNKAQLVDKIAEGADISKAAAGRALDSFIEAISETLKEGDNVALVGFGTFQVKERSARTGRNPQTGAEIQIAAANVPSFKAGKALKDAVN, encoded by the coding sequence GTGAATAAAGCTCAACTCGTAGACAAAATTGCTGAAGGTGCAGATATTTCTAAGGCCGCTGCCGGCCGTGCACTAGATTCTTTTATCGAAGCGATTTCTGAAACTTTGAAAGAAGGTGATAACGTTGCCTTGGTAGGCTTTGGTACTTTCCAAGTGAAAGAACGTTCAGCCCGTACTGGTCGCAATCCGCAAACCGGTGCAGAGATTCAAATTGCCGCTGCTAACGTTCCTTCGTTTAAAGCCGGTAAAGCGTTGAAAGACGCCGTAAACTAA
- a CDS encoding YebC/PmpR family DNA-binding transcriptional regulator, with amino-acid sequence MAGHSKWANIKHRKAAQDAKRGKIFTKFIRELTVAAREGGSDPDANPRLRAAIDKALSNNMTRDTVNRAVQRGAGELDGQQLETVIYEGYGPGGTAVLVETMTDNRNRTVSSVRHAFSKSGGNLGTDGSVGYLFEKKGIISYPAGTDEERVMDAALEAGADDVTTNDDGSIDVFTSPNEFGEVKDALDASGLLAVHSEVTMIASTHAELDAATAPKLIRLIDMLEDDDDVQEVYHNGEISDEVAAQL; translated from the coding sequence GTGGCGGGGCATAGTAAGTGGGCCAATATTAAACACCGTAAAGCGGCACAAGATGCTAAACGTGGGAAGATTTTCACCAAATTCATTCGAGAGTTAACGGTTGCAGCTAGGGAAGGGGGGTCTGATCCTGATGCCAATCCTCGTCTCCGAGCAGCAATAGACAAAGCGCTGTCTAATAACATGACCCGCGATACCGTCAATCGAGCGGTTCAACGTGGCGCTGGAGAACTCGACGGGCAGCAACTTGAAACGGTTATTTATGAAGGCTATGGGCCAGGCGGTACCGCCGTTTTAGTGGAAACGATGACCGATAATCGAAATAGAACCGTATCTAGTGTCAGGCATGCTTTTTCGAAAAGTGGCGGTAACCTAGGCACTGATGGCAGTGTGGGCTACCTATTTGAGAAGAAGGGCATTATCTCTTACCCAGCGGGCACTGATGAAGAACGCGTCATGGATGCTGCTTTAGAAGCGGGCGCTGACGATGTGACAACCAATGACGATGGCAGCATTGATGTATTTACCTCTCCCAATGAGTTTGGCGAAGTAAAAGATGCGCTAGATGCGAGTGGGCTGTTAGCTGTTCATTCGGAAGTGACCATGATCGCTTCAACCCATGCTGAACTAGATGCGGCAACGGCACCTAAGTTGATCAGGTTAATTGATATGTTAGAAGATGATGATGACGTTCAAGAGGTCTACCACAACGGTGAGATTTCTGATGAAGTCGCTGCGCAGTTGTAA
- the lon gene encoding endopeptidase La — MTLERSERFEIPVLPLRDVVVYPHMVIPLFVGREKSIRCLESAMSQDKQVLLVAQKDASNDNPQAEDLYTVGTVANILQLLKLPDGTVKVLVEGSQRAKLEQIIQDDEYYVASAEYIVSAQPDEKEQEVMVRSAISQFEGYIKLNKKIPPEVLTSVSGIDDAARLADTMAAHMPLKLEDKQSVLELASIPERLEYLMAMMESEIDLLHVEKKIRGRVKKQMEKSQREYYLNEQMKAIQKELGESEDGQDEFEQLSQRIEEAKMPEEAKDKTLAELNKLKMMSPMSAEATVVRGYVDWMLSVPWVKRSKVKRDLAKAEQVLNQDHYGLEKVKERILEYLAVQSRVNKLKGPILCLVGPPGVGKTSLGQSIAKSTGRKYVRMALGGVRDEAEIRGHRRTYIGSMPGKLIQKMSKVAVKNPLFLLDEIDKMASDMRGDPASALLEVLDPEQNNSFNDHYLEVDYDLSDVMFVATSNSMNIPGPLLDRMEVIRLSGYTEDEKLNIAKQHLISKQIKRNGLKDHEITIHDSAIIGIIRYYTREAGVRSLEREISKLCRKAVKEILLNKDLKQVEISQDNLSTYLGVQRCDYGKADENNRVGMVTGLAWTEVGGDLLTIETASVPGKGKLTYTGSLGDVMQESIQAAMTVVRARADKWRINSDFYEKRDIHVHVPEGATPKDGPSAGVAMCTALVSSLTGNPVKAEVAMTGEITLRGEVLPIGGLKEKLLAAHRGGIKTVLIPQENERDLEEIPENVIGDLKIIPVRWIEQVLEAALEQNPEGFEVKA; from the coding sequence ATGACCTTAGAGCGTTCAGAACGTTTTGAAATTCCCGTATTACCACTGCGTGATGTAGTGGTATACCCACACATGGTTATCCCATTGTTTGTTGGTCGTGAAAAGTCTATTCGTTGCTTAGAAAGCGCGATGAGTCAAGACAAGCAAGTTTTGTTAGTGGCGCAGAAGGATGCCAGTAATGATAACCCTCAAGCAGAAGACTTATATACCGTAGGTACGGTAGCTAATATTCTCCAATTGTTGAAGTTGCCTGACGGTACTGTGAAAGTACTTGTTGAGGGCAGCCAGCGCGCCAAGCTAGAGCAAATTATTCAAGACGATGAATACTATGTCGCTTCTGCTGAATACATCGTGTCTGCTCAACCTGACGAGAAAGAACAAGAAGTCATGGTGCGCTCGGCGATTAGCCAGTTTGAAGGCTACATTAAGCTGAATAAAAAGATCCCACCAGAAGTGCTCACTTCGGTTTCTGGTATCGATGATGCCGCGCGCTTAGCTGACACCATGGCTGCTCATATGCCTTTGAAGTTAGAAGACAAGCAGTCAGTACTAGAGTTAGCCAGTATTCCTGAACGCCTCGAATATCTGATGGCGATGATGGAGTCTGAAATCGATTTGCTACACGTGGAAAAGAAAATCCGCGGTCGAGTCAAAAAGCAAATGGAAAAAAGTCAGCGCGAGTACTATCTCAACGAGCAGATGAAGGCTATTCAGAAAGAACTGGGCGAATCTGAAGATGGTCAAGATGAGTTTGAGCAGTTGTCTCAGCGCATTGAAGAAGCCAAGATGCCAGAAGAAGCTAAAGATAAAACTTTAGCAGAACTGAATAAACTTAAAATGATGTCTCCGATGTCTGCCGAAGCTACCGTAGTTCGTGGCTATGTAGATTGGATGTTAAGTGTACCTTGGGTGAAACGCTCTAAAGTTAAGCGTGACTTAGCTAAAGCTGAACAAGTCCTTAATCAAGACCATTACGGCTTGGAAAAGGTCAAAGAACGTATTTTAGAGTACTTGGCGGTACAAAGCCGAGTAAACAAATTGAAAGGGCCTATTTTATGTCTAGTTGGGCCGCCGGGCGTGGGAAAAACCTCTCTGGGCCAATCTATTGCTAAGTCTACCGGGCGGAAATATGTGCGCATGGCATTAGGTGGCGTTAGAGACGAGGCTGAAATTCGTGGTCATCGTCGCACCTACATAGGCTCTATGCCAGGTAAGTTGATTCAGAAAATGTCTAAAGTGGCGGTAAAAAACCCGCTGTTTTTGCTAGATGAAATCGATAAAATGGCTTCAGATATGCGTGGTGATCCTGCTTCAGCATTGTTAGAAGTGTTAGACCCAGAGCAAAACAACAGCTTTAACGATCATTACTTAGAAGTCGATTACGATTTGTCTGATGTAATGTTTGTTGCTACATCAAATTCAATGAACATTCCTGGTCCTTTGTTAGACCGAATGGAAGTGATTCGTTTATCGGGGTATACCGAAGACGAGAAATTGAATATTGCTAAGCAACATTTGATCAGTAAGCAAATTAAACGTAACGGTCTTAAAGATCACGAAATCACCATTCATGATAGTGCCATTATTGGCATCATTCGTTATTACACGCGTGAAGCGGGTGTGCGTAGTCTAGAGAGAGAAATTTCTAAACTTTGTCGTAAAGCAGTAAAAGAAATTCTGCTTAACAAAGACTTGAAACAGGTTGAAATTAGCCAAGACAATCTCAGTACCTACTTAGGCGTGCAGCGTTGTGATTACGGTAAAGCTGATGAGAACAACCGTGTAGGTATGGTGACTGGTTTGGCTTGGACAGAAGTGGGCGGTGATTTGCTGACTATTGAAACCGCCTCGGTACCTGGTAAAGGCAAGCTCACTTACACGGGTTCTTTAGGTGACGTGATGCAAGAGTCTATTCAAGCCGCTATGACCGTGGTAAGAGCGCGTGCCGACAAGTGGCGTATCAACAGCGACTTTTACGAGAAGCGAGACATACATGTACACGTACCTGAAGGGGCTACGCCCAAAGATGGGCCAAGTGCTGGTGTGGCAATGTGTACCGCTTTGGTATCGAGTTTAACCGGCAACCCGGTTAAGGCCGAGGTCGCTATGACCGGTGAAATCACGCTACGTGGTGAAGTGTTACCTATTGGTGGACTTAAAGAGAAATTGTTAGCTGCTCACCGTGGCGGAATTAAAACAGTTCTCATTCCACAGGAAAACGAACGTGATTTAGAAGAGATACCAGAAAATGTTATTGGTGACTTAAAAATCATACCCGTACGCTGGATTGAACAAGTGTTAGAGGCTGCTTTAGAGCAAAATCCTGAAGGCTTTGAAGTAAAAGCTTGA
- a CDS encoding type 2 periplasmic-binding domain-containing protein yields the protein MIATCWRFFVLLKQLKLFGHKSLILFLIISVSNPLHANVWVVGHATHQFELNTKNIRSIFSLRQKNWPNGQAIEIVVMNSNDELHKQFCLSALKLFPYQLTRIWERQIYTGTAIAPTEVDSEQAMLQKILDNPNAIGYSSQEVNNEELHSILVE from the coding sequence ATGATTGCAACTTGTTGGCGATTTTTTGTTCTGCTTAAGCAACTCAAGTTGTTTGGCCATAAATCGCTTATATTATTTCTAATTATTAGTGTAAGTAATCCTCTTCATGCCAACGTGTGGGTTGTCGGCCATGCTACTCATCAGTTCGAACTAAATACTAAAAACATCCGCTCTATCTTCTCGTTACGTCAAAAAAATTGGCCAAACGGCCAAGCCATAGAAATTGTGGTAATGAACAGCAATGATGAATTGCACAAACAATTTTGTTTAAGCGCTCTTAAACTGTTTCCTTACCAGCTCACCAGAATTTGGGAAAGACAGATATACACGGGCACCGCAATTGCGCCTACAGAGGTTGATTCAGAGCAAGCAATGCTGCAAAAAATTCTCGACAATCCAAATGCGATTGGATACTCAAGCCAAGAGGTAAACAATGAAGAACTTCATTCTATTCTTGTTGAGTAG
- a CDS encoding DUF2850 domain-containing protein has protein sequence MKKSMVLILALLGIGLGVLSFVYFTYPEVIGITPEATKNPLVGTWESENAFYGKKERLVFDAIGQLKSGSRVATKYEINGNKVIVTSADKVVEYRVAKDGQKLDAYLPRVGRLRYVRVNK, from the coding sequence TTGAAAAAATCCATGGTGTTGATACTTGCCTTACTGGGTATTGGATTAGGCGTGTTGAGCTTTGTCTATTTCACTTACCCAGAAGTCATCGGCATCACCCCCGAAGCCACGAAAAATCCTTTGGTGGGCACTTGGGAATCAGAAAACGCCTTTTATGGAAAGAAAGAGCGCTTGGTGTTTGATGCTATTGGTCAACTTAAGTCAGGCAGTCGGGTTGCCACCAAATATGAAATAAATGGCAACAAGGTCATCGTAACATCAGCAGATAAAGTGGTGGAGTATCGAGTGGCAAAGGATGGGCAAAAGCTTGATGCCTATTTACCTAGAGTTGGCAGGCTACGCTATGTAAGAGTGAATAAATAA
- the ruvC gene encoding crossover junction endodeoxyribonuclease RuvC yields MNIVLGIDPGSRITGYGIVKQANGKIEYLGSGCIRTSEKELPLRLKQIHAGVSEIITQFSPDEFAIEQVFMAKNPDSALKLGQARGAAIVAAVRHDLPVAEYSARQIKQAVVGTGAADKSQVQHMVAQLLSLSANPQADAADALAVALCHCHTRQSLISMAGKVRGTVRRRLR; encoded by the coding sequence GTGAATATTGTATTAGGTATTGATCCAGGGTCGAGAATCACAGGCTATGGAATAGTCAAACAAGCCAACGGCAAAATAGAATACCTGGGAAGCGGTTGTATTCGCACCAGCGAAAAAGAACTTCCGTTACGCTTAAAACAAATACATGCTGGTGTCAGTGAAATTATTACTCAATTTTCACCTGATGAGTTCGCCATTGAGCAGGTATTCATGGCAAAAAATCCCGATTCAGCGCTCAAGTTAGGGCAAGCACGAGGCGCCGCTATTGTTGCAGCTGTTCGTCATGACTTACCTGTAGCGGAGTATTCTGCCAGACAAATAAAGCAAGCGGTCGTAGGAACTGGCGCCGCAGATAAATCACAAGTACAACATATGGTGGCGCAATTGTTGTCGTTATCCGCTAATCCTCAAGCTGACGCGGCAGATGCTTTGGCGGTGGCTTTATGTCATTGTCATACTAGGCAAAGCTTAATCAGCATGGCTGGTAAAGTCCGAGGAACAGTAAGGCGACGCTTACGCTAA